Proteins encoded within one genomic window of Panicum virgatum strain AP13 chromosome 1N, P.virgatum_v5, whole genome shotgun sequence:
- the LOC120655457 gene encoding zinc finger MYM-type protein 1-like yields MDGSPGSPSPETDEIVVNLPTAAPEPCAQQTNETKAKPKRKTLFSFYKKVPTEGGREDGLVDQISQLDETPVAAPIVLHDEATPAPKVPKLNSDGSVLIVERDPGLRGQIWDYPVNEQDRARRIYVMLGPYQFVKDKYPYSGPKLHPRCFQAHWFKEFSWLEYSPAKDAVFCFPCYLFSKKPCGRAGSDAFTMKGFKSWKKVKSGKDCAFLSHMGSDSNSAHSYNMTCYNNLKNQLGHIDNMMEKRTTLEVKRNRLRLRVTIDTIRWLAFQACAFRGHDESKDSKNQGNFLEMVKLLAEYDDEVKAVVLGNAPGNAKYTSPTIQKEILDIMACKVQKLIRDEIGDAKFCLIVDESRDESRREQMALVVRFVDKDGFIRERFLDIVHVHDTSSATLKEELSSLLSHHGLDVQNIRGQGYDGASNMRGEWNGLQAKFMAECPYAYYVHCFAHQLQLALVAASKEVAEVQNFFDHLTFVVNSVVSSSKRNDDLHANQVAEMEHLIELGELETGSGANQIGTLKRSGDTRWSSHYDSVCSLIKLYKPTYLVLKDIANTSSNTPTIRGKAAGAIRLMMTFEFVFILHVVKEIMGVTDLLCKKLQHKSQDIVNAMDDVATTKRLIQDLRDQGWTKLINDVTSFCSKQGIVVPNMGDRYVDFIRSREDDETTVEHHYKYDIFTVAIDQQLQELNSRFSEQATELLILCTSLDPSDSFSSFNIDNVCSLASKFYPADFTEQERANLRCQLRHYELDVPSNPRFQNLTSVADLCRRLVETKKVDDYHLIDRLIRLVLTLPVSTATTERAFSAMKLVKTRLRNKMEDGFLRDCLVLYIEKEIAIKITTDSIIDDFNAVKERAVRFKD; encoded by the exons ATGGACGGCAGCCccgggtcgccgtcgccggagacgGACGAGATCGTCGTGAACCTGCCCACTGCTGCTCCAGAGCCTTGCGCCCAGCAAACGAAT GAAACCAAAGCAAAACCAAAAAGAAAGACACTTTTTTCTTTCTACAAGAAGGTGCCTACTGAAGGGGGCAGGGAAGATGGTTTGGTTGATCAAATTTCTCAATTAGATGAAACTCCAGTAGCAGCTCCAATTGTATTACATGATGAAGCGACACCTGCACCCAAAGTTCCGAAATTAAATTCAGATGGTAGTGTTTTGATTGTGGAACGCGATCCTGGTTTACGAGGTCAAATTTGGGACTATCCTGTTAATGAACAAGATCGAGCTCGCAGAATATATGTTATGCTTGGCCCATATCAGTTTGTGAAGGATAAGTACCCATATTCTGGTCCAAAGTTGCATCCACGTTGCTTTCAAGCTCATTGGTTCAAAGAGTTTTCTTGGTTAGAATACTCACCTGCAAAAGATGCAGTATTCTGCTTTCCTTGCTATTTGTTTTCTAAGAAACCATGTGGAAGGGCAGGATCAGATGCTTTTACGATGAAGGGTTTTAAATCCTGGAAAAAAGTGAAAAGTGGAAAGGATTGTGCATTCTTATCTCACATGGGAAGTGATAGCAACTCTGCTCATAGTTACAATATGACATGTTACAATAATTTGAAAAATCAACTTGGGCATATTGATAATATGATGGAGAAGAGAACAACTCTAGAAGTCAAGAGGAATAGGCTTCGACTAAGAGTAACAATTGACACAATCCGGTGGCTGGCATTCCAAGCTTGTGCTTTTCGAGGACATGATGAATCTAAAGATTCAAAAAACCAAGGTAATTTTCTTGAGATGGTGAAGCTTCTAGCTGAATATGATGATGAGGTCAAGGCAGTTGTATTAGGCAATGCTCCAGGTAATGCAAAGTATACCTCACCAACAATTCAAAAAGAAATCCTTGATATTATGGCTTGTAAGGTGCAAAAGTTAATTCGTGATGAAATTGGAGATGCAAAATTTTGCTTGATCGTTGATGAATCAAGAGATGAATCTAGAAGAGAACAAATGGCACTTGTTGTTCGTTTTGTTGACAAAGATGGTTTCATTCGAGAGCGCTTTCTAGATATTGTTCATGTGCATGATACATCATCAGCAACTCTTAAGGAAGAATTATCCTCTTTGTTATCTCACCATGGATTGGATGTTCAGAATATTAGAGGGCAAGGGTATGATGGTGCTAGCAACATGCGTGGAGAGTGGAATGGGCTTCAAGCAAAATTCATGGCAGAGTGTCCTTATGCATATTATGTCCATTGCTTTGCTCATCAACTACAACTAGCTCTTGTTGCTGCATCTAAGGAAGTAGCCGAGGTGCAGAATTTTTTTGATCATCTCACATTTGTTGTCAATTCTGTTGTGTCTTCTAGTAAGAGAAATGATGACTTGCATGCTAATCAAGTGGCTGAAATGGAACATCTCATTGAACTTGGTGAGCTTGAAACCGGGAGTGGAGCTAATCAAATTGGGACTTTGAAGCGGTCTGGTGATACTAGATGGAGCTCCCATTATGATTCAGTTTGCAGCCTTATAAAATTGTACAAACCTACATACTTGGTTCTCAAGGATATTGCTAATACATCAAGTAATACACCAACAATTAGAGGGAAGGCTGCTGGTGCTATTAGATTGATGATGACATTTGAGTTTGTATTTATCTTGCATGTTGTAAAAGAAATCATGGGAGTCACGGACCTACTCTGTAAGAAGCTGCAACACAAATCTCAAGATATTGTGAATGCTATGGATGATGTTGCAACTACAAAAAGGTTGATTCAGGACTTGAGAGATCAAGGATGGACCAAGCTTATTAATGATGTGACCTCCTTTTGCAGCAAGCAAGGGATTGTTGTTCCAAATATGGGAGACCGCTATGTGGATTTTATTAGATCCCGTGAAGATGACGAGACTACCGTTGAGCATCACTACAAATATGATATCTTCACAGTTGCAATTGATCAACAATTACAAGAGTTGAATAGCAGGTTCAGTGAACAAGCAACAGAGCTTCTCATTTTGTGTACATCTTTGGATCCAAGTGACTCATTCAGCTCATTCAACATCGATAATGTGTGCTCTTTAGCTTCAAAGTTCTACCCTGCTGACTTTACCGAACAAGAGAGAGCAAACTTGAGATGTCAGCTACGCCATTATGAGCTTGATGTACCTAGCAATCCAAGGTTTCAAAATTTGACAAGTGTAGCTGATCTTTGTCGTCGACTTGTTGAAACTAAAAAAGTAGATGATTATCATTTGATTGATag GTTGATTCGCCTTGTTCTTACTTTGCCAGTCTCAACTGCAACTACAGAGCGCGCATTTTCTGCAATGAAAC